One Panicum virgatum strain AP13 chromosome 3N, P.virgatum_v5, whole genome shotgun sequence DNA segment encodes these proteins:
- the LOC120666117 gene encoding uncharacterized protein LOC120666117 encodes MDQLRSHGAMASLTPNLMGLDFCATIVLKAVSPIYSVLRLADQQQKFYSLSAFVPKMMESMAEIRGNLSDNTIQKNLQNRVLEKVQGRLDYLVNDTLMLAAAALDPKALYTSKLARKPNCRHAVTLAIKKLAGSSSKASAAIDQFTFFSKQGGLFGGAEARKSAINGRCSAADWWDQYGGDCSELQAVARRIVSQCMSSSGCERNWSTFALVHTKLRNRLSYDKLHKLVFVHYNLKLRIQHFVTDMQNLQEMQTNKEHERDSDPCSILIDVTMYDERNPIMDWLCTSRSESAPTLDERDDQMPESPNPSRLVIDELGMSDEEVAAFKKKIGGKRGKKRKEEFEDIFSDYESESGQQGSPVYAESGESSSDDSEGNGDSDAVHASGDANELGEGGSTTQEGAGKDKGIPLRPSSKRLKKRSVKTLY; translated from the exons ATGGACCAATTGAGGTCACATGGAGCCATGGCGAGCCTTACCCCAAACCTAATGGGGCTGGATTTCTGTGCTACTATTGTTTTAAAAGCTGTCTCCCCAATCTATTCTGTACTTCGTTTAGCTGATCAGCAACAGAAGTTCTATTCTCTATCTGCATTCGTTCCAAAAATGATGGAATCTATGGCAGAAATACGTGGCAATTTAAGTGATAATACCATCCAAAAAAATCTACAGAATAGGGTGTTGGAAAAAGTCCAAGGAAGACTTGATTATCTTGTCAATGATACACTTATGCTTGCAG CTGCCGCACTTGATCCTAAAGCACTGTACACTTCCAAGCTTGCAAGGAAACCAAACTGCAGACATGCTGTCACATTGGCCATCAAGAAGCTTGCAGGCTCATCTTCAAAGGCTTCTGCTGCAATCGATCAATTTACTTTCTTCTCAAAACAGGGAGGGTTATTTGGAGGAGCGGAGGCTCGAAAATCGGCTATTAATGGCCGGTGTAGTGCAG CTGATTGGTGGGATCAATATGGTGGAGACTGTAGTGAACTACAAGCGGTTGCAAGGCGTATTGTCTCACAATGCATGTCCTCTAGTGGGTGTGAGCGAAATTGGAGCACATTTGCCTTGGTGCACACCAAATTGAGGAACCGGTTAAGTTACGATAAGCTTCACAAGTTGGTTTTTGTACATTATAATTTGAAGTTGCGTATCCAACATTTCGTAACTGACATGCAAAACCTTCAAGAAATGCAAACCAACAAGGAGCATGAAAGAGATTCTGATCCTTGTAGCATCCTAATAGATGTGACTATGTATGATGAAAGGAACCCGATCATGGATTGGTTGTGCACCTCTAGGAGTGAGTCTGCGCCGACTCTAGATGAACGTGATGACCAGATGCCCGAATCCCCTAATCCTAGCAGACTTGTTATAGATGAGTTAGGGATGAGTGATGAAGAGGTGGCTGCATTTAAAAAGAAGATTGGTGGGAAACGGGGTAAGAAAAGGAAGGAAGAATTTGAAGATATTTTCTCTGATTATGAATCAGAATCAGGTCAGCAAGGTAGCCCTGTTTATGCTGAGTCAGGGGAGAGTAGTTCTGATGACAGTGAAGGCAATG GTGATAGTGATGCTGTTCATGCTTCTGGTGATGCAAATGAACTTGGAGAGGGAGGCTCGACAACTCAGGAAGGAG CTGGTAAGGATAAGGGAATCCCTCTCCGTCCGAGCTCAAAAAGGTTGAAGAAACGTTCTGTCAAGACCTTGTACTGA